Proteins encoded within one genomic window of Nitrospinaceae bacterium:
- the waaM gene encoding lipid A lauroyl acyltransferase, with product MPRKKTFFTKPRHILEYSGIQLLSLMIRPLSSRQVYRIGQVTGRWFHALSKRRVQIAAANLDIAFGDSKSPQEKNRIIRQSFIQMTVSTLQCLWLQYDSEKRVNQLFPEKPKALNILIDCLEKKRGAFILMAHYGNWEAMAMYNGYLGVMHLYSIVRPLDNPYLEKTTRAFRTRSGNGIFFRDDSPLKIVRALKNNSCVAVMMDQNTAVGGIFVDFFGKKAATPRSVALLSYKMNTPILPIFVHPDNNGTYTIEIQPELKLEKTGNKKEDVLSWTQECQKAIEAVVRKHPENWMWVHRRWKTRPPEESGNKIY from the coding sequence ATGCCCAGGAAAAAAACTTTCTTCACAAAACCCAGGCATATTCTGGAATATAGCGGCATACAATTGCTCTCCCTGATGATCCGCCCTCTTTCCAGCCGCCAGGTGTACCGCATCGGTCAGGTGACAGGCAGGTGGTTCCACGCTTTATCCAAAAGGCGAGTTCAAATCGCCGCGGCCAATCTCGACATCGCATTTGGAGATTCCAAATCGCCGCAGGAAAAAAACCGGATCATCCGGCAATCCTTCATACAAATGACCGTATCCACCCTGCAGTGCCTGTGGCTTCAATACGATTCGGAAAAACGCGTCAACCAATTGTTCCCGGAAAAACCCAAAGCGCTCAACATTTTGATAGATTGCCTGGAAAAGAAACGAGGTGCGTTTATCCTCATGGCCCATTACGGCAACTGGGAAGCGATGGCGATGTACAACGGGTACCTGGGGGTCATGCACCTTTATTCCATCGTCAGACCCCTGGACAACCCCTATCTCGAAAAAACCACCCGCGCTTTTAGGACCCGCTCCGGCAACGGCATATTTTTTCGCGACGATTCGCCCCTCAAGATCGTCCGCGCTTTAAAAAACAATTCCTGCGTCGCCGTGATGATGGATCAAAACACCGCGGTCGGAGGCATTTTTGTCGATTTTTTTGGGAAAAAAGCCGCCACCCCCCGTTCCGTCGCCCTGTTGAGCTACAAAATGAACACCCCTATCCTTCCCATCTTTGTTCATCCTGACAACAATGGAACCTACACCATCGAAATCCAACCGGAGCTGAAACTGGAGAAAACCGGGAATAAAAAGGAGGATGTTTTAAGCTGGACCCAGGAATGCCAAAAGGCCATCGAAGCCGTGGTAAGAAAACACCCGGAGAATTGGATGTGGGTCCACCGCCGCTGGAAAACCCGGCCTCCGGAGGAAAGTGGAAATAAAATCTATTGA
- the flhA gene encoding flagellar biosynthesis protein FlhA, whose amino-acid sequence MVVAVGVVGILAVMVMPIPTFFLDILLSFSLTFAIIILLVSIFMLAPLEFSIFPSLLLIVTLLRLSLNVATTRVILLHGSEGPDAAGQVIESFGSFVVGGNYVVGTVIFIILVMINFIVITKGSVRTSEVAARFTLDAIPGKQMSIDADLNAGIITEQDARNRRQTLEREADFYGSMDGAIRFVRGDAIAGILITLINIIGGFSIGVLQNGMGVAEAAQNYTLLTIGDGLVSQLPALVISTAAGLVVTRAVSDKNLPFELMGQLLNQPYAFVIASVCLFIFGLIPGLPTFPFFLLSLVTGTIAFVRLKEIQTKETQKLKKIDEEARAPVPERVESILPLDVMELEVGYELIPLVDADRNGELLERIKSIRRQFALEMGFIVPPLHIRDNLQLKSNDYAIVLKGVEVASGAVMMGRLLAMNPGTTDKEIEGIKTQEPTFGLPAVWIPVSAKQEAQMAGYTVVDPATVITTHIKETIKRHGHELLGRQETQALVDKFKESNPKVVEELIPNVLTLGKVQKVLQNLLKEQISIRDLRTILEQLADFAPSTQDTDLLTEFVRQALARPITKQYQAKDGTLAVMTLDRGVEDIIEGSIQRTETASYLALEPGIAEKLLARLKEAMETLAPKLESSPVLLASPAIRMHVRRFTERFLPDLVVLSHSEVTPSVQIKTLQVVNINAN is encoded by the coding sequence TTGGTCGTCGCGGTTGGGGTGGTGGGAATTCTGGCAGTCATGGTCATGCCGATTCCAACTTTTTTCCTGGATATTCTGCTTTCCTTCAGTCTTACATTCGCCATCATCATTTTGCTGGTCTCGATTTTCATGTTGGCGCCTTTGGAGTTTTCCATATTCCCCTCTCTTCTGCTGATCGTGACCCTGTTACGGTTGTCGCTCAACGTGGCCACCACCCGGGTTATTTTATTGCATGGGAGTGAGGGCCCAGATGCGGCGGGGCAGGTCATCGAGTCCTTCGGCTCCTTTGTGGTGGGTGGGAACTATGTGGTCGGGACGGTTATCTTTATCATCCTGGTCATGATCAATTTCATCGTCATCACCAAGGGTTCGGTCAGGACATCGGAAGTCGCGGCGCGTTTTACTCTCGATGCGATTCCCGGAAAACAGATGAGCATCGATGCGGATTTGAACGCAGGAATCATTACCGAGCAGGATGCCCGCAACCGCAGGCAGACTTTGGAAAGGGAGGCCGATTTTTACGGGTCCATGGACGGTGCCATCCGGTTCGTTCGCGGAGACGCTATTGCTGGAATATTGATCACCCTGATCAATATCATCGGCGGGTTCAGTATCGGCGTACTTCAAAACGGTATGGGCGTGGCGGAAGCGGCCCAGAACTACACGCTTCTGACCATTGGCGACGGTCTGGTTTCGCAATTGCCGGCATTGGTGATTTCGACGGCGGCGGGCCTTGTGGTGACGCGCGCGGTTTCCGACAAAAACCTGCCTTTCGAACTCATGGGGCAGTTGCTCAATCAGCCCTACGCTTTTGTGATCGCGTCCGTATGTTTGTTTATTTTCGGTTTGATTCCCGGACTGCCAACTTTTCCGTTTTTTCTGTTGAGTCTGGTTACCGGGACGATTGCATTTGTCCGGTTAAAGGAAATCCAGACGAAGGAAACGCAAAAACTGAAAAAAATAGACGAGGAAGCCCGGGCTCCCGTTCCCGAGCGGGTGGAGTCCATCTTGCCTTTGGATGTTATGGAGCTCGAAGTGGGTTATGAATTGATTCCCCTGGTCGATGCGGACCGCAATGGCGAGCTGTTGGAGCGCATCAAATCCATCCGCAGGCAGTTTGCCCTGGAGATGGGGTTCATCGTTCCTCCTTTGCACATTCGCGATAATCTGCAATTGAAATCCAATGATTACGCCATTGTGCTCAAGGGAGTGGAGGTCGCGAGTGGAGCCGTCATGATGGGCCGCCTTTTGGCCATGAACCCTGGGACGACAGACAAGGAAATCGAAGGCATCAAAACGCAAGAGCCGACGTTTGGTCTGCCGGCGGTGTGGATTCCCGTCAGCGCCAAGCAGGAAGCGCAGATGGCCGGGTACACGGTGGTCGACCCGGCCACGGTGATCACCACGCATATCAAGGAGACGATCAAAAGGCATGGCCACGAACTGCTGGGCCGTCAGGAAACTCAGGCCCTCGTGGATAAATTCAAGGAATCGAACCCCAAGGTGGTGGAGGAGCTTATTCCCAATGTACTCACTCTGGGCAAGGTGCAGAAAGTATTGCAGAATCTTTTGAAAGAACAAATTTCCATAAGGGACCTTCGCACCATCCTAGAGCAGTTGGCGGATTTTGCTCCCTCGACCCAGGACACGGATCTGTTGACCGAATTTGTCCGCCAGGCGCTGGCGCGCCCCATCACCAAACAATATCAGGCGAAGGACGGAACTTTAGCGGTCATGACGCTGGACCGCGGCGTCGAGGACATCATAGAAGGGTCCATACAGAGGACGGAAACGGCGTCCTATCTGGCGCTGGAACCGGGAATTGCCGAGAAACTGCTGGCGCGGTTGAAGGAAGCCATGGAAACTCTGGCGCCGAAACTGGAATCGTCCCCGGTGCTGTTGGCTTCTCCGGCCATTCGTATGCATGTCAGGCGATTCACGGAAAGATTTTTACCCGATCTGGTGGTGCTCTCGCACAGCGAAGTGACCCCGTCGGTTCAGATCAAAACGTTGCAGGTGGTGAATATCAATGCGAATTAG
- a CDS encoding histidine kinase codes for MNKVGDHMSTTLYSVSPGEYAHEAVSKMYNNNIGALLVKEGEDYVGMFTKTDWMLLVLRGENDPKAIVVSAVMTELRYTIDGGQTVAEACVIMEKNHIRHLPVTKDKKIVGMFSVKDLEKYYLQLHKKTDF; via the coding sequence ATGAACAAAGTCGGTGATCACATGAGTACCACGCTTTATTCGGTCAGCCCTGGTGAATACGCCCATGAAGCCGTCTCAAAAATGTACAACAACAATATCGGTGCGCTTTTGGTCAAGGAAGGTGAAGACTATGTCGGAATGTTTACCAAAACCGACTGGATGCTTCTGGTTTTGAGGGGCGAGAACGACCCCAAAGCGATCGTGGTTTCGGCGGTGATGACAGAACTGCGATATACGATTGATGGCGGGCAGACCGTCGCCGAAGCCTGCGTCATCATGGAAAAAAATCATATCCGCCACCTTCCCGTGACGAAGGATAAAAAGATTGTGGGGATGTTTTCCGTCAAAGATCTGGAAAAGTATTATCTGCAACTGCACAAAAAAACGGATTTTTAA
- a CDS encoding oxidoreductase: MFIKLNFSYPGLSALILRVMVGVVFVYHGGQKLFGAFGGPGIKGFTGYLQSLGIPFPEINAYMAAGAEFFCGLALIAGLWVRLAAIPLIFTMIVAIATATGKNGFNIVNGGAEYNFVLIAALISMALQRSDKWCLKE, translated from the coding sequence ATGTTCATCAAACTCAACTTCTCGTATCCGGGCCTGTCTGCTTTGATTTTACGGGTCATGGTGGGAGTGGTTTTTGTGTATCACGGAGGCCAGAAGCTTTTCGGCGCTTTTGGCGGACCGGGCATTAAAGGATTCACGGGCTATCTGCAATCGCTGGGAATCCCCTTTCCCGAGATCAACGCCTATATGGCGGCAGGCGCCGAGTTTTTTTGCGGGTTGGCGCTGATTGCCGGTCTGTGGGTGCGATTGGCGGCCATTCCCTTAATTTTTACCATGATCGTGGCGATCGCCACGGCTACGGGCAAGAATGGCTTCAATATCGTCAACGGCGGGGCCGAATACAACTTCGTGCTTATCGCCGCCCTGATTTCGATGGCTTTACAAAGAAGCGATAAATGGTGTTTGAAAGAGTAA
- a CDS encoding RNA polymerase sigma factor — translation MAEKSQVIAKQRGSEKPKGFSEIEISSENRDEVIREYGPMIKYVANRIAMRLPPHIEVDDLISVGVLGLIDAIQKYDPGRGAKFKTYAEFRVRGAILDELRSMDWVPRSVRQKAASLDAVVQKMQSKLGRPPEDDEIAAEMGMDMDDYFDVLNETRSMPVLSLEDLGIAKDTGEQQSLLDCLAGKGDTDPQTQLRLTELKEIIAKAIDQLPEKEKLMISLYYYEELTMREIGEVLSITESRVSQIHSKAVFRLRTKLKAIIAEEM, via the coding sequence ATGGCTGAAAAATCACAAGTGATCGCCAAACAACGTGGATCGGAAAAACCGAAGGGGTTTTCGGAAATCGAGATTTCCTCTGAGAACCGGGATGAAGTTATCCGGGAGTACGGCCCCATGATCAAGTACGTTGCCAACCGCATCGCCATGCGCCTGCCTCCCCATATCGAAGTCGATGATTTAATCAGCGTCGGGGTGCTGGGTCTGATCGATGCGATTCAGAAGTACGATCCCGGACGTGGCGCGAAGTTTAAAACCTACGCAGAATTCAGGGTTCGGGGTGCGATTCTCGATGAACTGCGTTCCATGGACTGGGTGCCCCGGTCGGTCCGGCAAAAAGCCGCTTCCCTGGATGCCGTCGTGCAAAAGATGCAGAGCAAGCTGGGCCGTCCCCCTGAAGACGATGAAATTGCCGCCGAGATGGGTATGGATATGGATGATTATTTCGATGTTTTAAACGAGACGAGGAGCATGCCGGTATTGAGTCTCGAAGATCTTGGGATTGCCAAGGATACCGGCGAACAGCAGAGTCTTTTAGACTGCCTGGCCGGAAAAGGAGACACCGACCCGCAGACGCAACTCAGGCTCACTGAGCTGAAAGAAATCATTGCCAAGGCCATCGACCAGCTTCCTGAAAAAGAAAAATTGATGATTTCGCTATACTATTATGAAGAACTCACCATGCGGGAGATTGGCGAAGTTTTAAGTATCACCGAATCCCGGGTATCACAAATTCATTCCAAAGCTGTATTCCGCCTCAGAACCAAGCTCAAAGCAATCATCGCCGAAGAAATGTAA
- a CDS encoding SIMPL domain-containing protein: MGLFVFLGLTVLGYLLGQSAIRFKEYERTVRVKGLSEKEYPADIVLWPIQFTEAGNDLSEMYVSLDDKAGKIRGFLKDSGIEDAEITVSPPTITDKLAQRYGNPQKVKFRYTAQQAITVYSQKVKQVRGIINQLAKLGKQGIVFTEGGYRTTEYIFTRLNKVKPEMVEEATMKAREVAEKFAKDSNSFLGKIKRATQGQFSISARDRHNPHIKKIRVVSTVEYYLSD, translated from the coding sequence TTGGGCCTGTTCGTGTTTCTTGGGTTGACGGTTTTAGGCTACCTGCTGGGGCAAAGCGCCATCCGCTTTAAGGAATATGAGCGGACGGTGCGGGTGAAGGGGTTGTCCGAAAAGGAATACCCGGCGGACATCGTATTGTGGCCCATCCAGTTCACCGAAGCAGGCAATGATTTATCGGAAATGTATGTCTCGCTGGACGATAAAGCCGGGAAGATTCGCGGTTTCCTGAAAGATTCCGGGATCGAGGATGCGGAAATCACCGTGTCCCCGCCGACGATCACCGACAAACTGGCGCAACGTTACGGCAATCCGCAAAAAGTGAAATTTCGTTATACGGCCCAGCAAGCGATCACCGTTTACTCGCAAAAGGTAAAGCAGGTTCGTGGAATCATCAACCAACTGGCGAAACTTGGCAAGCAGGGCATCGTTTTCACCGAGGGAGGGTACCGCACCACCGAGTATATTTTCACCCGGCTCAACAAGGTCAAGCCTGAGATGGTGGAAGAAGCGACGATGAAAGCCCGTGAGGTGGCGGAAAAATTCGCGAAAGACTCCAACAGTTTTTTGGGGAAGATCAAGCGGGCCACGCAAGGCCAGTTCTCCATATCGGCCCGCGACCGGCACAACCCGCACATCAAGAAGATCCGTGTGGTTTCTACAGTTGAGTATTATCTTTCGGATTGA
- the acpS gene encoding holo-[acyl-carrier-protein] synthase produces MIVGTGVDIVEVARINKSLEKYSPRFEEKIFTADEIGYCRSKAKPDIHFAARFAAKEAVMKCMGVGMDQQIAFKDIEITNLKTGKPQVNLSGKGKELFILLKIKTIHISLSHDKNYAVAQAIAES; encoded by the coding sequence ATGATCGTTGGAACAGGCGTGGACATCGTCGAAGTCGCCCGGATCAATAAGTCCCTGGAAAAATATTCCCCCCGGTTTGAGGAAAAAATTTTCACCGCCGACGAAATTGGTTACTGCCGCTCCAAAGCCAAACCGGACATCCATTTTGCCGCGCGATTTGCCGCTAAAGAGGCCGTGATGAAATGCATGGGAGTGGGAATGGACCAGCAAATCGCTTTCAAAGACATTGAGATCACTAATTTAAAAACCGGAAAACCCCAGGTCAACCTGTCTGGAAAAGGTAAGGAACTTTTTATACTGTTAAAAATCAAAACCATCCACATATCCCTGTCGCATGACAAGAATTACGCCGTCGCTCAAGCCATCGCCGAAAGTTAA
- the flhF gene encoding flagellar biosynthesis protein FlhF produces the protein MRIRKFLAPSYSEALTTVKKELGEDALVLSTRSLSPGEILGQGKNVAKVEITAAFEPSEKKEPAIINGAPWQEETPLSLKEDDLDLKRLIFSLLTRTEKAQSMGLKSHQLETYSRLVEEGLNERLASKIVETANKKNPEEIRDPQTERQTIVDLMKRVLRCDGAIKLDGKRTKKVMFVGPTGAGKTTTIAKLAADYALRQKKKVAMMTLDTYRIGAIDQLRIYGEIMGVPVESASNRKELQAIVRKHQDKDLLLIDTMGRNHKDKSYSGQLKVMLNALGSVETQLVLSLTTQEKILQEAVKQFSLLGIDRVLFTKMDEAVSFGSLINFSLRTRIPFSYFAVGQKVPEDIEVANKEKVIKLIFN, from the coding sequence ATGCGAATTAGAAAATTCCTTGCGCCCAGCTATTCCGAGGCTTTGACCACGGTGAAGAAAGAACTTGGAGAGGATGCTCTGGTTTTAAGCACCCGCTCTTTAAGTCCCGGTGAGATTTTGGGGCAGGGGAAAAATGTTGCCAAAGTGGAAATCACCGCGGCTTTTGAACCCTCGGAGAAAAAAGAACCGGCAATAATAAATGGCGCACCCTGGCAAGAGGAAACGCCTCTTTCATTAAAAGAGGATGACCTTGATTTAAAGCGCCTGATATTTTCGCTTTTGACCCGCACCGAGAAGGCTCAATCCATGGGGCTGAAAAGCCACCAGTTGGAAACGTATTCCCGACTGGTGGAAGAGGGATTGAACGAGCGTCTGGCGTCTAAAATCGTTGAGACGGCGAATAAAAAGAATCCTGAAGAAATTCGCGATCCGCAGACGGAGCGGCAAACCATCGTCGATCTGATGAAGCGCGTTCTGCGTTGTGATGGAGCAATCAAGCTGGACGGAAAAAGAACCAAAAAGGTGATGTTTGTCGGGCCCACGGGAGCCGGGAAAACCACCACCATCGCAAAACTGGCCGCCGATTATGCCCTGCGGCAAAAGAAAAAGGTGGCGATGATGACGCTCGACACCTACCGGATCGGGGCGATCGATCAATTGAGAATTTATGGGGAAATCATGGGCGTGCCGGTTGAATCGGCGAGCAACCGCAAAGAACTGCAGGCCATCGTTCGCAAACACCAGGACAAAGATCTTTTGTTGATCGACACCATGGGGAGAAACCATAAAGACAAATCCTATTCCGGGCAATTAAAAGTGATGCTCAATGCGTTGGGAAGTGTGGAAACGCAACTGGTGCTGAGCCTCACAACTCAGGAAAAAATTCTTCAGGAGGCGGTGAAACAGTTTTCACTGCTGGGAATCGACCGGGTCCTGTTTACTAAAATGGATGAAGCGGTGAGTTTTGGTTCGTTAATTAATTTTTCTTTGCGAACGCGGATTCCTTTTTCTTATTTTGCTGTCGGGCAAAAAGTTCCGGAGGACATCGAAGTCGCCAATAAAGAGAAGGTAATTAAATTGATTTTTAATTAA
- a CDS encoding CinA-like protein, whose amino-acid sequence MFPRESGVRQAEIIAIGNEVVSGLIQDSNSRFLSERLQTVGVAVSRITVVGDDKPVIQEVVQEALKRVGVVVVTGGLGSTHDDITKTVLAELFQSGFKKDEKVAQMLEGFFKARGRKMSASMESQYNVPDRAAVLYNEKGTAPGLLFEKEGKKLYALPGVPLEMEHLFDKYLKPQLSSQEALKIWHRVLLTTGISESDLWSLIGSVKPLEQWVTVASLPSHMGVRIRLSVLAKSDGDARGRLDEAEILVRAKVAKYIFGTGSETLEENVGNLLKQNKKTLAVAESCTGGLIGHRLTQVSGSSEYFLEGAVTYSNEAKHKRLGVGEDLLEKHGAVSQEVALAMAEGIRKSAGTDFGLSVTGIAGPTGGTQDKPVGLTFIAVSDADHSECLKFIFHQDRGRNKERAAQAALDLLRRHLMKGQKKIS is encoded by the coding sequence GTGTTTCCTAGGGAATCGGGAGTACGACAGGCGGAAATCATCGCCATCGGCAATGAAGTGGTCAGCGGACTGATCCAGGACAGCAATTCGCGGTTTTTGAGTGAACGGTTGCAGACGGTCGGAGTGGCTGTTTCCAGAATCACCGTTGTGGGCGATGATAAACCAGTCATTCAGGAGGTGGTGCAGGAAGCGCTTAAACGGGTGGGTGTGGTCGTCGTCACCGGAGGGCTTGGTTCGACTCATGATGACATCACTAAAACCGTGCTCGCGGAACTATTCCAGAGCGGATTCAAAAAAGATGAAAAGGTGGCCCAAATGCTCGAAGGGTTTTTTAAGGCCAGAGGACGGAAAATGTCCGCCAGTATGGAAAGCCAGTACAACGTCCCCGACCGGGCGGCGGTTTTGTACAATGAAAAGGGAACGGCGCCAGGGTTATTGTTCGAGAAAGAAGGCAAAAAGCTTTATGCGCTCCCTGGAGTCCCGTTGGAGATGGAACATTTGTTTGATAAATATCTCAAACCGCAGTTGTCGTCTCAGGAGGCGTTAAAAATCTGGCATCGGGTCCTCCTCACGACGGGGATTTCCGAATCGGATCTCTGGTCCCTGATCGGTTCCGTGAAACCATTGGAGCAATGGGTGACGGTGGCTTCGCTTCCGTCTCATATGGGAGTCCGCATTCGGTTGTCCGTTTTGGCTAAAAGCGATGGAGACGCCAGGGGCCGTCTGGACGAGGCGGAAATTCTGGTGAGGGCAAAAGTGGCAAAGTATATTTTTGGTACCGGGAGTGAAACTCTGGAAGAAAACGTTGGCAACCTTCTAAAGCAGAATAAAAAGACTCTGGCGGTCGCCGAATCGTGCACGGGGGGATTGATCGGACATCGATTGACGCAGGTTTCCGGAAGCTCGGAATATTTTCTTGAAGGGGCCGTTACTTACAGCAACGAAGCTAAGCATAAACGGTTGGGCGTTGGGGAGGATCTTTTGGAAAAACATGGCGCGGTGAGCCAGGAAGTGGCGCTGGCCATGGCCGAAGGCATTCGCAAAAGCGCCGGGACGGATTTTGGGCTGTCTGTCACCGGGATCGCAGGCCCCACGGGAGGCACGCAAGACAAGCCGGTGGGACTGACGTTCATTGCGGTGAGCGATGCGGACCATTCCGAATGCCTAAAATTTATTTTTCATCAGGATCGTGGCCGCAACAAAGAGCGGGCCGCCCAGGCCGCTCTCGATCTTCTGCGTCGTCATCTCATGAAAGGTCAAAAGAAAATCAGTTGA
- the flhG gene encoding site-determining protein codes for MAFGDQASTLKKIAQNEMRNSALRVMAVSSGKGGVGKTNIVANLAYALSKRGKKVLVIDADLGLNNIDILLGLYPKFHIGHVLSGEKSIDDILVKGPADLSVLPAGDGLQELTQLESEKKMLLMDELDKVSLGYDFLLFDTGAGISANVTYFCSAAHEIVLVATTEPTSLTDVYALIKILHQKHAQKHFRLIINAVNSEKEAQAVFRNLSAVTDKFLRNISLEYLGFILSDPDVPKAVRQQKAVMDLYPYSKFSQCIQKLSEKIEYERGLETGEGDRPFFWKSAFQIQ; via the coding sequence TTGGCTTTTGGAGATCAGGCATCCACGTTAAAAAAAATTGCACAGAATGAAATGAGAAATTCGGCACTCAGGGTGATGGCCGTGAGTAGCGGTAAGGGAGGTGTTGGAAAGACCAACATTGTCGCCAACCTGGCTTACGCACTTTCAAAAAGAGGTAAGAAGGTGTTAGTCATCGACGCCGACCTGGGGCTGAACAATATCGACATTCTTCTCGGCCTGTATCCCAAGTTTCATATCGGCCATGTCCTGTCGGGTGAAAAAAGTATCGATGATATTCTGGTCAAGGGGCCCGCGGACCTATCGGTTCTGCCTGCTGGCGACGGCCTGCAGGAACTGACCCAGCTGGAAAGCGAAAAGAAGATGTTACTCATGGATGAGCTGGATAAGGTCAGCCTTGGGTATGACTTTTTGCTTTTCGATACCGGCGCGGGCATATCCGCCAATGTCACGTATTTTTGCAGCGCCGCTCATGAAATCGTCCTGGTCGCCACCACAGAGCCCACTTCCCTGACGGATGTGTATGCTCTGATTAAAATTTTGCACCAGAAGCACGCTCAAAAACATTTCCGGCTCATCATCAACGCCGTGAATTCGGAAAAAGAAGCGCAAGCGGTATTCCGCAATCTTTCCGCGGTGACGGATAAGTTTTTGAGAAACATTTCCCTGGAGTACCTTGGTTTTATTTTGTCCGACCCCGATGTTCCCAAAGCAGTTCGCCAGCAAAAGGCGGTGATGGATTTGTACCCCTATTCCAAATTCAGCCAGTGCATCCAGAAGCTATCGGAAAAAATCGAATATGAGAGAGGGCTGGAAACGGGAGAGGGCGACCGCCCCTTCTTCTGGAAAAGTGCATTCCAAATCCAATGA
- the purE-2 gene encoding N5-carboxyaminoimidazole ribonucleotide mutase → MSKPLVGIIMGSDSDFPVMEETSNILKQFNVDHEILVASAHRSPARTRNYVKKAEKNGIKILIAGAGAAAHLAGTIAAESILPVIGVPLDSSPHKGLDALLSTSQMPGGVPVATMGIGKSGARNAGLLAVQILALEDSKLHSKLLQYKKYQAKEVELKSRKVQTAHARNNKD, encoded by the coding sequence TTGAGCAAACCACTAGTCGGCATCATCATGGGCAGTGATTCAGATTTTCCTGTCATGGAAGAAACCAGCAACATTCTGAAACAATTCAACGTGGATCATGAAATCCTTGTGGCATCGGCACACAGGTCCCCGGCGCGGACCAGGAATTACGTCAAAAAGGCGGAAAAAAACGGCATTAAAATCCTGATCGCAGGCGCAGGCGCCGCGGCTCATCTCGCGGGAACCATCGCGGCGGAGAGCATCCTGCCTGTCATCGGCGTACCACTCGATTCCAGCCCGCACAAAGGTCTGGACGCTCTGTTATCCACGTCGCAAATGCCGGGCGGCGTTCCGGTGGCGACCATGGGCATCGGAAAATCCGGAGCCAGAAACGCGGGCCTCTTGGCAGTGCAGATCCTGGCTCTGGAAGACAGCAAATTGCACTCAAAGCTCCTGCAATACAAAAAATATCAGGCCAAAGAGGTCGAACTCAAAAGCCGTAAGGTTCAAACCGCTCATGCCCGAAACAATAAAGATTGA
- a CDS encoding putative amidohydrolase, which translates to MKDFYTDLHRHPELSFHENRTAEKIADELRSSGFEVTHPVGGTGLVGVLKNGKGPTVMLRTDLDALPVKEQTGLPYASTRQVIDDLGKTVDVMHACGHDVHMTVFVGTARQLVRLKDRWQGTLILVGQPAEERGAGARMMLEDGLFDRFPRPDFNLALHVSPDLPVGTVGYTKGYAFANVDSVDIAVHGIGGHGAYPHRTKDPVVLAAKIVLSLQTLVSREVSPLDPAVVTVGSIHGGTKHNIISDRVDLQLTVRSYSNEVKTQLLEGIKRIALAEARAYGLPDSLLPTVKIKNEATPSLYNDPQFTSRMVDVFERTFGKERVTAMPPVMGGEDFARYGRVEPKIPSLMFRLGAVDSARLAKAKEKGEQLPSLHSPFFAPVPEPTIKTGVLAMTSAALELLAK; encoded by the coding sequence TTGAAAGATTTTTATACGGATCTGCACCGACATCCCGAACTTTCCTTCCATGAAAACCGAACCGCTGAAAAAATTGCTGATGAACTTCGATCCTCAGGGTTCGAAGTCACTCACCCGGTCGGAGGCACCGGGCTGGTCGGCGTTCTGAAAAATGGCAAGGGTCCGACGGTGATGCTTCGCACCGATCTCGACGCGCTTCCGGTGAAAGAGCAAACGGGACTGCCTTACGCCAGCACCCGGCAAGTGATCGACGACCTGGGAAAAACCGTCGACGTCATGCATGCCTGCGGGCACGACGTTCACATGACCGTGTTCGTGGGCACGGCCCGCCAACTGGTGCGCTTGAAGGACCGGTGGCAGGGCACCTTGATTCTGGTGGGGCAGCCCGCTGAAGAGCGCGGCGCGGGAGCGCGGATGATGCTGGAGGACGGCCTGTTTGATCGTTTTCCCCGGCCCGATTTTAATTTGGCCCTGCATGTGTCTCCGGACCTGCCCGTGGGGACGGTCGGCTACACCAAGGGCTATGCCTTCGCCAATGTGGACTCGGTCGATATCGCCGTCCACGGGATCGGCGGGCACGGCGCCTATCCGCATAGAACCAAAGACCCTGTGGTGCTGGCGGCTAAAATCGTCCTGTCCCTGCAGACGCTGGTTTCCCGCGAAGTGTCGCCTCTCGACCCGGCAGTGGTCACCGTGGGGTCGATCCACGGCGGCACCAAACACAATATTATCAGCGACCGGGTCGATCTCCAGCTCACCGTAAGATCGTATTCCAACGAAGTTAAAACCCAGCTGTTGGAGGGAATCAAACGCATTGCCCTTGCGGAAGCCCGCGCTTACGGCCTGCCGGATTCGCTGTTGCCGACGGTGAAAATAAAAAACGAAGCCACCCCCTCGTTATACAATGACCCCCAGTTCACATCGCGGATGGTGGATGTCTTTGAGCGGACGTTTGGAAAGGAGCGGGTCACGGCAATGCCGCCGGTGATGGGCGGTGAGGATTTTGCGCGCTATGGGCGGGTGGAACCCAAAATCCCGAGCCTGATGTTCCGGCTGGGTGCGGTTGACAGCGCCCGGTTGGCGAAAGCAAAAGAGAAGGGAGAGCAATTGCCTTCCCTCCACTCGCCGTTTTTTGCGCCCGTGCCCGAACCGACGATTAAAACCGGGGTCCTGGCGATGACTTCCGCCGCTCTCGAATTGTTGGCAAAATAG